One part of the Parabacteroides distasonis ATCC 8503 genome encodes these proteins:
- a CDS encoding metal ABC transporter permease has protein sequence MDLLQYAFFQNALIGSLLTAIACGIVGTYIVSRRLVFISGGITHASFGGLGLGFYLGTNPILMAMLFSILSAFGVEWASKTQNVREDSAIAGVWSLGMALGVIFIFLTPGYAPNLSAYLFGNILTISTADILWILGLVVLLILIFSLFLREIVYVAFDRDFAVTQGLPVKWIEYTMMCFIAMTIVLSIRLVGIMLLMSLLTLPQITVNLFTSDFKKIIWGSIAIGFLGCVSGLVLSYFLNVPSGAFIILFLVVLFLALKAIKPLLRR, from the coding sequence ATGGATTTATTGCAATATGCCTTTTTTCAGAATGCCTTGATCGGGAGCTTGCTAACCGCTATCGCTTGTGGGATTGTCGGGACTTACATCGTATCCCGCCGGTTGGTATTTATCAGCGGAGGGATCACGCATGCTTCGTTCGGTGGTTTGGGCTTGGGTTTTTATCTGGGAACAAATCCGATCTTGATGGCGATGCTGTTCTCCATCCTCTCCGCTTTTGGCGTGGAGTGGGCGAGCAAGACGCAAAACGTAAGGGAGGATTCCGCTATAGCGGGCGTATGGTCGCTGGGTATGGCTTTGGGAGTGATCTTCATCTTCCTTACCCCGGGGTACGCCCCGAATCTATCCGCCTATCTATTTGGTAATATATTAACGATCTCTACGGCCGATATCTTATGGATTTTAGGGTTGGTGGTATTGTTGATACTCATATTCTCCCTTTTCCTCCGTGAGATTGTTTACGTGGCGTTCGATCGTGACTTCGCTGTCACGCAAGGCCTACCGGTAAAATGGATCGAGTATACGATGATGTGCTTTATCGCCATGACAATTGTTCTTTCGATCCGTTTGGTAGGGATTATGCTATTGATGAGTTTGCTGACCTTGCCTCAAATAACGGTAAACCTGTTTACTTCCGACTTCAAGAAGATCATATGGGGAAGTATCGCGATCGGCTTTCTGGGTTGCGTGTCCGGACTGGTTCTTTCTTATTTCCTGAACGTGCCTTCCGGTGCGTTTATCATCTTGTTTTTGGTGGTCCTCTTTTTGGCCTTGAAAGCAATAAAACCGTTGTTACGGCGTTAA
- a CDS encoding 3-phosphoshikimate 1-carboxyvinyltransferase, which translates to MNYQIDAPGSAIRTTVKLPASKSISNRALILNALSYSAYDVENLSDCDDTNLMVKALNSNDRDFNVGAAGTTMRFLTAFLSKVVGEWTITGTERMKNRPIKVLVDALNALGARIEYMEKEGYPPLRIFGSALQGGEISLPGNVSSQYISAILMIAPLTENGVTLHLEGAIISRPYIHITLQLMEQYGVRASWTENTIKVLPQEYKPIRFTVESDWSAASYWYEIMALSKNAEIELLGLFKNSLQGDAAGAKLFAQLGVGTTYTKRGVVLKHTGNICEKLVYNFVNEPDLAQTFVVTCVLLNIPFRFTGLQSLKIKETDRIEALKTELRKLGYVLTDRNDSILEWNGERREPESHPVIATYEDHRMALSFAPAALVRPEGIEIAHPQVVSKSYPHYWEDLKAAGFSIRESAL; encoded by the coding sequence ATGAATTATCAGATAGATGCTCCGGGTTCCGCTATCCGGACTACCGTAAAGCTTCCCGCTTCTAAAAGTATCAGTAACAGGGCATTGATCTTGAATGCGCTAAGTTATAGCGCATACGATGTGGAGAACTTATCCGATTGCGATGATACAAATTTGATGGTAAAGGCATTAAACTCGAACGATCGGGATTTTAATGTGGGTGCGGCGGGTACGACGATGCGTTTCCTTACTGCTTTCCTCTCGAAGGTGGTGGGCGAATGGACGATTACGGGAACCGAACGCATGAAGAACCGTCCGATCAAGGTGTTGGTGGATGCGCTGAACGCTTTAGGCGCCCGGATCGAGTACATGGAGAAGGAGGGTTATCCCCCTTTGCGTATTTTCGGAAGCGCCTTGCAAGGCGGAGAGATCTCGCTACCGGGAAATGTTAGCTCTCAATATATATCCGCTATCTTGATGATCGCCCCGTTAACAGAAAATGGGGTTACGTTGCATTTGGAGGGCGCTATTATCTCTAGGCCCTATATCCATATCACCTTGCAATTGATGGAGCAATATGGAGTGAGAGCCTCTTGGACGGAGAATACGATCAAAGTACTTCCCCAAGAGTATAAGCCGATTCGTTTTACGGTGGAATCCGATTGGAGTGCCGCTTCTTATTGGTATGAGATCATGGCGTTATCGAAAAATGCTGAGATCGAATTGTTAGGTTTATTCAAGAATAGCTTGCAGGGAGATGCCGCCGGAGCGAAGTTGTTCGCTCAATTGGGAGTGGGCACTACTTATACGAAACGTGGAGTAGTGTTAAAGCATACTGGAAATATCTGTGAGAAGTTGGTTTATAACTTCGTGAATGAACCGGATTTGGCTCAAACCTTTGTGGTGACTTGCGTGTTATTAAATATCCCTTTCCGCTTTACGGGACTTCAATCATTGAAGATCAAGGAGACGGATCGGATCGAGGCATTGAAGACAGAGCTTCGTAAATTAGGTTATGTGTTGACGGATCGCAATGATAGCATCTTGGAGTGGAACGGTGAACGCAGGGAACCGGAGTCGCATCCGGTAATCGCCACTTACGAGGATCATCGGATGGCTTTGTCATTCGCTCCCGCCGCTTTGGTACGTCCCGAGGGGATAGAGATCGCCCACCCGCAAGTGGTCAGCAAGAGTTATCCCCATTATTGGGAAGATCTTAAGGCCGCTGGTTTCTCTATTAGGGAATCAGCCCTTTAA
- a CDS encoding alpha/beta hydrolase — protein sequence MNWMKKVAVALVCLLPLGLQAAKVDTLQVKSPSMNKSIEVVVVSPDVAATKACPVIYLLHGYGGNARTWVGIKPDLSKIADEKGIFFVCPDGKNTWYWDSPLNADVRYETFISDELVKYVDSHYKTVADRKGRAITGLSMGGHGAMWNGLRHSDVFSAAGSTSGGVDIRPFPKNWEMSVQIGEKAKYPENWEKYTVINLVPTLRKDQIALIFDCGDSDFFLEVNKNYHEALLKQGIDHDFITRPGNHDSQYWNNSIDYQILFFWKHFLKMKAL from the coding sequence ATGAATTGGATGAAAAAGGTAGCGGTAGCGTTGGTTTGTTTGCTTCCGCTCGGTTTACAGGCGGCGAAGGTAGATACTTTGCAAGTGAAAAGTCCTTCGATGAATAAAAGTATAGAGGTAGTCGTGGTAAGTCCGGATGTGGCTGCGACGAAAGCGTGTCCGGTGATTTATTTGTTACATGGCTATGGCGGTAACGCTCGTACATGGGTCGGTATCAAGCCGGATCTATCTAAGATCGCTGATGAGAAGGGTATCTTTTTCGTATGCCCGGATGGTAAGAATACGTGGTATTGGGATAGCCCTTTGAACGCTGATGTACGGTATGAGACTTTCATCTCGGATGAGTTGGTGAAATACGTGGATTCCCATTATAAGACCGTGGCCGATCGTAAGGGACGTGCTATTACCGGCTTGAGCATGGGTGGACATGGCGCTATGTGGAATGGCCTTCGTCATAGCGATGTTTTCTCCGCTGCGGGAAGTACTAGCGGTGGCGTGGATATCCGCCCTTTCCCGAAAAACTGGGAGATGAGCGTACAAATAGGTGAGAAGGCAAAATATCCGGAAAACTGGGAGAAGTACACGGTTATCAATTTGGTTCCAACCTTGAGGAAAGACCAGATCGCTTTGATCTTCGATTGCGGTGACAGCGATTTCTTTTTGGAGGTGAATAAGAACTACCACGAGGCGTTATTAAAACAAGGCATCGACCACGACTTTATCACTCGCCCGGGTAATCATGATTCACAATACTGGAATAATTCTATTGATTACCAGATCCTCTTTTTCTGGAAGCATTTCTTGAAGATGAAGGCCTTGTGA
- a CDS encoding glycoside hydrolase family 130 protein — MIKETLLVSTFGLLGLVTVACGSQKKDQTAEAVSETISETAWCLDGFERPTGVNPVIKPLPTKFYCPMREDSVAWEESDTFNPAATIYDGKIVVMYRAEDNSAQGIGSRTSRLGYATSTDGIHFERDTKPAFYPAKDNQAENECPGGTEDPRIAMTEDGTYVLLYTQWNRKVPRLAVATSKDLKHWTKFGPAFEKAYNGKFKDEATKSASLVTTLKGDKQVIAKVNGKYFMYWGEKNVYAATSDNLIDWDPLLDENGELLKLFSPRSGYFDSQLTECGPPAILTKDGIVLLYNGKNEPGEKGDTAYPANSYCAGQALFDVNNPTKLIGRLDKPFLQPTDDFEKSGQYPAGTVFVEGLVYYRNKWYLYYGCADSFVAVAVSDKQLNF, encoded by the coding sequence ATGATTAAAGAAACATTATTAGTCTCTACTTTCGGCTTATTGGGATTGGTTACCGTAGCTTGCGGCTCTCAAAAGAAAGACCAGACGGCGGAAGCTGTATCGGAAACTATATCGGAAACAGCTTGGTGCTTGGACGGGTTTGAGCGTCCGACAGGAGTGAATCCGGTAATTAAGCCGTTACCAACTAAGTTTTATTGCCCGATGCGGGAAGATTCTGTAGCATGGGAGGAGAGTGACACATTTAATCCGGCGGCTACGATTTATGATGGGAAGATCGTGGTGATGTACCGTGCGGAAGATAACTCCGCTCAGGGAATCGGTTCCCGGACTTCCCGTTTGGGATATGCGACCTCTACTGACGGTATCCATTTCGAGAGGGATACGAAGCCTGCTTTTTATCCGGCTAAAGATAATCAAGCGGAGAACGAATGTCCCGGAGGTACGGAAGATCCTCGTATCGCTATGACCGAGGATGGTACGTATGTCTTGCTATATACGCAATGGAATCGTAAGGTGCCTCGTCTGGCGGTGGCGACCTCAAAGGATTTGAAACACTGGACGAAGTTCGGTCCGGCTTTTGAGAAAGCCTATAATGGCAAATTCAAGGATGAGGCGACTAAATCCGCATCGCTAGTCACGACTTTAAAGGGAGATAAGCAGGTCATTGCGAAAGTGAATGGCAAGTATTTCATGTACTGGGGGGAGAAGAATGTATATGCGGCTACCTCCGATAATTTAATAGATTGGGACCCACTGTTGGACGAGAATGGTGAGTTGCTTAAATTGTTCTCTCCTCGTTCCGGCTATTTCGATAGTCAGTTGACCGAATGTGGACCTCCCGCTATCTTGACAAAGGATGGCATCGTTCTGTTGTATAATGGTAAAAACGAACCGGGAGAAAAAGGGGATACCGCTTATCCTGCGAACTCTTATTGTGCCGGACAAGCATTGTTCGATGTAAATAACCCGACAAAATTGATCGGTCGTTTGGATAAGCCTTTCTTGCAACCGACGGATGATTTTGAAAAAAGCGGTCAATACCCTGCGGGTACCGTATTCGTGGAAGGTCTGGTCTATTACCGGAATAAATGGTATCTGTATTATGGCTGTGCCGATTCATTCGTGGCTGTGGCCGTATCGGATAAACAATTGAACTTCTAA
- a CDS encoding GH92 family glycosyl hydrolase gives MIRLVRNLRWITTTALSLALVGTACSGPTRTIEEVHFSDYVNPFIGASTNTEAAGAYHGLGKTFPGATTPFGMVQVSPNTITGGDNGSGYSYEHETIEGFAFTQMSGIGWYGDLGNLLVMPTVGDLRTNSGKEGGVAGYRSRYDKSSEEAKAGYYKVLLSDYQIQAEATAAPHSGMLRFVFPENKQSRIQLDLARRVGGTSTYQAVQVIDDHTIAGRMECTPEGGGWGNGEGSSRYTVYFYAQFSKPLKDYGVWSVDIPEGQDRHREFVESPAFQTLTANAKISERPKAYEGEHLGFFTEFETEANEEVLFKAGISFVSLEGAEKNLKAEIKDWDFDAVRSRARSLWDTALAKMDVSGGTDEQKVIFYTSLYHTMIDPRIYTDVDGQYMGADGKAHKSDTFTKRTIFSGWDVFRSQMPLQTIINPVLVNDLLKSLTTMAEESGREYYERWELLNAYSGCMLGNPAISVLADAYAKGICSLDMEKAYRYADKTSRMFGNAELGYTPNPQSISKTLEYAYTEWCMSQLAKSLGKQEDAVYYAKLAQSYRNLYDAEKHSFRPREANGRFEAWPEEGKLKEWYGCMECNELQQGWFVPHDIPGMVELMGGTERVIADLDTMFDKTPTDFLWNAYYNHANEPVHHVPFLYNHLGQPWKTQKWSRFICDKAYKNKVEGLVGNEDVGQMSAWYVLAACGLYPVCPGDTRYEISSPVFEKTEIQVGEGNTFIIRANRNTPENTYIQSAKLNGMDYTRCYLDYKDIMKGGVLELEMGPEPNTNWGVNN, from the coding sequence ATGATACGACTAGTAAGAAATTTAAGATGGATAACGACTACGGCGTTATCGCTCGCGTTGGTGGGAACTGCCTGTTCCGGTCCGACCCGGACTATCGAGGAGGTTCATTTCTCTGATTATGTAAATCCCTTTATCGGGGCGAGTACGAATACGGAGGCGGCCGGTGCTTACCATGGCTTGGGGAAGACCTTCCCCGGTGCGACTACCCCTTTCGGTATGGTACAGGTAAGTCCGAATACGATTACGGGGGGCGACAATGGTTCCGGATATAGCTACGAGCATGAGACGATCGAGGGATTCGCCTTTACGCAGATGAGTGGTATCGGCTGGTACGGTGATCTGGGTAATTTATTGGTAATGCCTACCGTGGGCGATCTGCGCACGAACTCGGGAAAAGAGGGGGGCGTAGCCGGGTATCGTTCCCGGTATGATAAATCTTCCGAGGAGGCTAAGGCTGGATATTATAAGGTATTGCTTAGCGATTACCAGATACAAGCGGAAGCGACAGCGGCTCCTCATAGCGGTATGCTGCGATTCGTTTTCCCCGAGAATAAGCAGTCCCGCATCCAGTTGGACTTAGCCCGTCGTGTAGGAGGTACTTCTACGTATCAGGCGGTTCAAGTGATAGATGACCATACGATCGCCGGACGAATGGAATGTACGCCGGAAGGCGGAGGCTGGGGGAATGGTGAAGGTTCTTCCCGGTATACCGTGTATTTTTATGCGCAGTTCTCCAAACCGTTGAAAGATTATGGTGTATGGAGCGTGGATATTCCGGAAGGACAGGATCGTCATCGGGAATTCGTGGAGAGCCCGGCTTTCCAGACATTGACAGCGAACGCAAAGATTTCGGAGAGACCAAAGGCATATGAGGGCGAGCACCTCGGGTTCTTTACGGAGTTTGAGACCGAGGCGAATGAGGAGGTTCTTTTCAAGGCCGGTATTTCCTTTGTAAGCTTGGAGGGTGCGGAAAAGAACTTGAAAGCGGAGATCAAGGATTGGGATTTTGACGCGGTACGTTCTCGTGCCCGCTCGTTGTGGGATACGGCTTTGGCTAAGATGGATGTCAGCGGTGGAACGGATGAGCAGAAGGTGATCTTCTATACCTCCTTGTATCATACAATGATCGATCCGAGGATTTACACGGATGTGGATGGTCAATATATGGGCGCGGATGGAAAAGCGCATAAGTCGGATACGTTCACGAAACGTACGATCTTTAGCGGTTGGGACGTGTTCCGTAGTCAGATGCCTTTGCAAACGATTATTAATCCGGTATTGGTGAACGATTTGTTGAAGTCATTGACAACGATGGCAGAGGAGAGTGGCCGTGAGTACTATGAGCGCTGGGAGTTGTTGAACGCCTATAGCGGTTGTATGTTAGGAAATCCGGCTATATCGGTCTTGGCGGATGCCTATGCGAAAGGTATTTGTAGCTTGGATATGGAAAAGGCTTATCGGTATGCGGATAAAACCTCGAGAATGTTCGGGAATGCGGAGTTGGGCTATACCCCGAATCCGCAGAGTATCTCCAAAACCTTGGAGTATGCGTATACGGAATGGTGTATGTCTCAGTTGGCGAAATCATTAGGAAAACAGGAGGATGCGGTTTATTATGCGAAGTTGGCTCAGTCTTACCGGAATTTATATGATGCGGAGAAACATAGCTTCCGCCCGAGAGAAGCGAATGGCCGGTTTGAGGCTTGGCCGGAAGAGGGTAAGCTGAAGGAATGGTACGGCTGTATGGAATGCAATGAGCTGCAACAGGGGTGGTTCGTGCCTCACGATATTCCGGGTATGGTGGAACTGATGGGAGGAACGGAACGGGTGATTGCCGATCTGGATACGATGTTCGACAAGACACCTACGGATTTCCTGTGGAACGCTTATTACAATCATGCGAACGAGCCGGTTCATCATGTGCCTTTCTTGTACAATCATTTGGGACAGCCGTGGAAAACCCAGAAATGGTCTCGTTTCATTTGCGATAAGGCGTATAAGAATAAGGTAGAAGGCTTGGTTGGAAACGAGGATGTCGGTCAGATGTCCGCTTGGTATGTATTGGCGGCATGTGGTTTGTATCCGGTTTGTCCGGGAGATACTCGCTATGAGATATCCAGCCCGGTTTTTGAGAAGACCGAGATCCAGGTTGGTGAAGGGAATACATTTATCATACGAGCCAACCGAAATACCCCGGAAAACACCTATATCCAATCCGCTAAATTAAACGGGATGGATTATACGAGATGCTATCTTGATTATAAGGATATTATGAAAGGTGGCGTACTAGAATTGGAGATGGGGCCCGAGCCGAATACAAATTGGGGCGTGAATAATTAA
- a CDS encoding SGNH/GDSL hydrolase family protein, giving the protein MRTNRWLFSLACMLSVFVCGNAQKTPSPFQRGDRVVFLGNSITEGGHYHSYIWLYYITHFPDMRMRMYSAGTGGDSSWDMLERIEEDVYGKNPTVVTATFGMNDSGYFEYNGDNPTAFVEQQMYRVDTTFQAMQKIMKSHKDTRVIMIGGTPYDETWQNKKNKPFLGKNATIQKIIRLQREAAVKNDWAFVDFHNPVLEVNRVQQAKDPRFTLMQGDRIHPDNHGNMLMAYFFLKSQGLAGKPVAKVDIDASRRVVLANENCFVNELKVSDKGTISFTYLAKSLPYPMDTISRGWEKKHTQYEATLYAPIMEDLNQEVLRVDGLKGAYRLEIDGDSISTFSAEDLAKGINLAALTNTPQYQQAVRVMHLNEERWNIEKRFREYAWTEFYILKRKGMLFQDNIAAMDTLRANLHTNIFLAGHLDNYSKMMYPEIREAWNQQIDMLVDRMYQIAQPKVRRIELIKK; this is encoded by the coding sequence ATGAGAACTAATCGATGGCTTTTTAGTTTGGCGTGTATGCTTTCTGTGTTTGTGTGTGGCAATGCGCAGAAAACTCCTTCCCCTTTTCAAAGGGGTGATCGGGTTGTTTTTTTAGGCAATAGCATAACAGAGGGCGGACATTATCATTCTTATATATGGTTGTACTATATCACTCATTTCCCGGATATGCGGATGCGGATGTATAGCGCCGGTACCGGTGGTGACAGTTCTTGGGATATGTTGGAACGGATCGAGGAGGATGTATATGGTAAAAATCCGACGGTGGTTACGGCTACTTTCGGTATGAACGATAGTGGTTATTTCGAATATAACGGCGATAATCCTACGGCTTTCGTGGAGCAGCAAATGTATCGGGTAGATACGACCTTTCAGGCGATGCAGAAGATCATGAAATCTCACAAAGATACAAGGGTGATCATGATCGGTGGCACGCCGTACGATGAGACTTGGCAAAATAAGAAAAATAAGCCTTTTCTTGGAAAGAACGCTACGATCCAGAAAATCATCCGTCTGCAAAGAGAGGCGGCCGTGAAGAATGACTGGGCGTTCGTGGATTTCCACAACCCGGTATTGGAGGTGAACAGGGTACAGCAAGCGAAAGATCCGCGGTTTACCTTAATGCAAGGAGATCGGATTCATCCGGATAACCACGGTAATATGTTGATGGCCTATTTCTTCTTGAAGTCTCAGGGATTGGCGGGTAAACCGGTCGCTAAAGTTGATATCGATGCTTCCCGACGTGTGGTGCTGGCGAACGAGAATTGTTTCGTGAATGAATTGAAAGTATCAGACAAGGGTACGATCTCTTTTACCTATTTAGCGAAGTCTTTACCTTATCCGATGGATACGATCTCTCGGGGCTGGGAGAAAAAACATACGCAATATGAGGCGACCTTATACGCTCCGATTATGGAGGATCTTAATCAAGAGGTATTGCGGGTGGATGGATTGAAAGGTGCGTATAGGTTGGAGATAGACGGGGATTCAATTTCTACGTTTTCGGCCGAGGATTTGGCAAAAGGTATTAACTTAGCGGCGTTAACGAACACACCGCAATATCAGCAGGCCGTTCGGGTCATGCATTTGAATGAGGAACGTTGGAATATCGAGAAACGTTTCCGGGAATATGCGTGGACGGAATTTTATATCTTGAAGCGGAAGGGCATGTTATTTCAGGATAATATCGCCGCTATGGATACGTTAAGGGCGAACCTTCATACGAATATCTTCTTAGCCGGCCATCTGGATAACTACTCCAAGATGATGTATCCGGAGATCCGGGAGGCTTGGAACCAACAAATCGATATGTTGGTGGATCGTATGTATCAGATCGCCCAACCGAAGGTACGTAGAATAGAACTTATAAAAAAATGA
- a CDS encoding GH92 family glycosyl hydrolase: MKLNTFYKQGAALALCLTLSFPVFAEKDLVQYVNTLQGTNSTYELSWGNTYPTTAVPYPMNSWSPQTGKNGDGWKYQYSATTIRGFQPTHQCSPWVGDYGVFSLMPVPELVVDESKRATPFSHDKEIAKPHYYKVTLENGITTEFSPTTRSAHFRFSFPAKGDAFLVLDGYTKTSQVQIDVANHRITGYVHNGAFSPKTHKNYFIIQFDKPFVSYGTWENRKNTIQKNNLSREGEGIGAYVQFAKGSKVQAKVSTSYISPEQAEVTMTRELGKHSSVEVTKQAAADVWNQLLNRVLVEGGTEEDMKTFYSCMFRANLFSHKFYEEKEDGSPYYYSPYDEKIHDGYMFTDNGFWDTFRSQFPLTNILHPTMQGQYMQALLDAQEQCGWLPSWSFPSETGGMVGNHSISLLTDAWVKGIRTFDPEKALKAYAHEAMNKGPWGGANGRVRWKDYYQLGYIPYPESMGSTAQTLEYCYDDFCAYQLAKMTGNKFYEEVFARQIYNYKNVYDPSVGFMRGRKLDGSWADFDAFEWGGPYCEGNAWHYNWSVFHDVQGLIDLTGGDERFVAKIDSVFALPGIVKYGTYGTKIHEMLEMELAKMGQYAQGNQPIQHMIYLYSYAGQPWKTQYWIRQVMDRLYNSSENGYPGDEDQGGMSSWYVLSALGIYSVCPGTDEYVLGSPKFRKATITMEDGKKFVIEAKGNSKDNVYIQNATLNGKRHTRNYIHYSDIVNGGVLELQMGNQPEKTRGTAKEDRPFSLSK; this comes from the coding sequence ATGAAACTCAATACTTTTTATAAACAGGGGGCGGCTTTAGCCCTCTGTTTAACCCTCTCTTTTCCTGTTTTTGCGGAGAAAGACTTGGTACAATACGTAAATACTTTGCAAGGAACAAACTCGACTTACGAATTGAGTTGGGGAAATACCTACCCGACTACGGCGGTTCCCTATCCCATGAATAGCTGGTCTCCACAGACCGGGAAGAATGGTGATGGTTGGAAATACCAATACTCGGCCACTACGATCCGGGGTTTCCAACCGACGCATCAATGTAGCCCTTGGGTGGGAGATTACGGGGTATTCTCTTTGATGCCTGTACCGGAATTGGTTGTTGATGAGTCCAAACGGGCGACTCCGTTCTCTCATGATAAGGAAATTGCCAAGCCTCATTATTATAAGGTTACGTTGGAGAATGGTATTACCACGGAGTTCTCGCCAACTACCCGTTCCGCTCATTTCCGTTTTTCCTTTCCCGCGAAGGGAGACGCTTTTCTCGTACTGGATGGCTATACGAAAACCAGTCAGGTACAAATCGATGTAGCGAACCACCGGATCACCGGCTATGTACACAATGGGGCTTTCTCTCCGAAGACACATAAGAATTATTTTATCATTCAATTTGATAAGCCTTTCGTTAGCTATGGTACATGGGAGAATCGTAAGAATACGATCCAGAAGAATAATTTGAGTCGGGAAGGAGAAGGAATCGGTGCCTATGTACAATTTGCGAAAGGCTCTAAGGTACAGGCCAAGGTCTCTACCTCTTATATCAGTCCGGAACAAGCGGAGGTTACGATGACTCGTGAGCTAGGTAAGCACTCATCGGTAGAAGTGACGAAGCAAGCGGCTGCTGATGTATGGAACCAGCTATTGAATCGTGTGTTGGTGGAAGGTGGAACCGAGGAGGATATGAAAACCTTCTACTCCTGCATGTTCCGTGCCAATTTGTTTTCCCATAAGTTTTATGAGGAGAAAGAGGATGGTTCTCCTTACTACTATAGTCCGTACGATGAGAAGATTCATGATGGATATATGTTTACCGATAATGGTTTTTGGGACACTTTCCGTTCCCAGTTCCCGCTGACCAATATCTTGCACCCTACGATGCAGGGGCAATATATGCAAGCCTTGCTAGACGCTCAGGAGCAATGTGGATGGTTACCTTCTTGGTCGTTCCCGAGTGAGACCGGCGGGATGGTAGGGAATCACTCGATCTCTTTATTGACGGATGCTTGGGTGAAGGGTATCCGCACTTTCGATCCGGAGAAAGCCTTGAAAGCGTATGCGCATGAGGCGATGAATAAGGGACCTTGGGGCGGTGCCAACGGACGGGTTCGTTGGAAGGATTATTATCAGTTGGGATATATACCTTATCCGGAATCCATGGGATCTACGGCACAGACGTTGGAATATTGCTATGATGACTTTTGTGCGTATCAGTTGGCGAAAATGACTGGGAATAAGTTTTATGAGGAGGTCTTTGCCCGCCAGATTTATAATTACAAGAATGTGTACGATCCATCTGTCGGTTTTATGAGAGGTCGTAAATTGGATGGTAGTTGGGCGGATTTCGATGCTTTCGAATGGGGCGGTCCTTATTGCGAGGGGAATGCTTGGCATTACAATTGGTCGGTTTTCCATGATGTCCAAGGGTTGATCGATTTGACAGGAGGTGATGAGCGTTTCGTGGCGAAGATCGACTCTGTTTTCGCTTTACCCGGTATCGTGAAATATGGAACATACGGAACGAAAATTCATGAGATGCTGGAGATGGAATTGGCGAAGATGGGACAGTACGCCCAAGGTAATCAACCGATCCAGCATATGATTTACTTGTATAGTTACGCAGGCCAGCCTTGGAAGACGCAATATTGGATTCGTCAGGTGATGGATCGGTTATATAATAGCTCGGAAAATGGTTATCCGGGTGATGAGGATCAAGGCGGTATGTCTTCTTGGTACGTATTGAGCGCGTTGGGAATCTACAGTGTTTGCCCGGGGACGGATGAGTATGTATTGGGTAGCCCGAAATTCCGGAAAGCTACGATTACGATGGAGGATGGCAAGAAGTTCGTGATCGAGGCGAAAGGGAATAGTAAGGATAACGTATATATCCAAAACGCTACCTTGAACGGGAAGAGACATACACGTAATTATATCCATTACAGCGATATCGTGAATGGGGGCGTGCTGGAGCTTCAAATGGGCAATCAACCGGAGAAGACGAGAGGAACCGCGAAAGAGGATCGTCCTTTCTCGTTAAGTAAATAA